The stretch of DNA CTCTTCCAGAAGTTCACGGAAGAAAGGAGGAATGTAGAGGCCGAGTACGAGGACGATCGAAAGAAGGACCAGAGGGGCCACGACGGCGAAAATTCGCGTCCCGGCCACCCTCATTCTTACGGTTTCCGCCGGGGGCTCACCCTGAACCATCGGAACGATCACTCCCGCCATGCCCAAAAAGGCGATGGACAAGAGAGCGAGAAACAGAACACCGAACCAAACATGAAAATTGATCGCCGCCTGAAAAATCGTGAATTCGCTGACAAACAGGCCGAAGGGCGGAGATCCGCCGATCGCAAATAATCCCGCGATGAGCAGGATGCCGGTAACCGGAACCCGCTGAAAAACACCCCGCACCTTCATCGCGTCCGTGGTGCCGAAAGCATTAAGAATATTTCCGGCCAGAAAAAAGAGCCCCGCCTTGGCCAGGGAGTGGTTGACCGCATGCAACATCGCTCCGTACGTGGCGGCACCGCCCACTCCCACGCCGACGGCCAAAATCCCCATGTTTTCGACGCTGGAATAGGCAAAGAGCCGTTTGTAATCCCTTTGGCCGAGGATAAACGCGGTGGCCACGACCAAGGATACGATTCCCATCATCAAGAGAAGTTCCTGTGCAAACGCGGCTTCTCCGGCAGCCACGCAAATTTGGTAAAAGCGAAGGATTCCCAAAAAGGCACAATTGAGTAAAGCGCCTGAAAGAAGCGCCGACACGGGAGAGGGAGCTTGGCTATGCGCGTCCGGCAGCCACGTATGCAGGGGAGCCAGTCCCATTTTGGTCCCATACCCCACCAGAGCCAAAATAAATGCGACCTTGAGCCAAGGCTTCGAAAACTGAGCGGCATGTTGTTGCAAAGAAGAGAGAAAAAAACCCCCCTCTTCTCCCGCAATGGCCGATCGGGCGATTCCAATGGCGAACGTTCCCAACAGGGCCAATGCAATCCCAACGGAACAGATCATCAGATATTTCCAGGTGGCTTCCAGCGCCGGCTTTCGACGGTAAAAGTAAATCAGCGGAGCGCTCGCCAAGGTCGTGGCTTCGATCGCCGCCCACATCAAAGCCAAATGATGGCTCACGATCACAAGCGTCATCATCGAAAGAAAGCCGAGCAGACAAGGAACGAAACGGTGAAGCGCGGAAGGTGTGTCGTGGGTCCGACCTTGGAGATAATGGAGACTATAAAAGGATGTCGCGACGAACAGGGCGCTCGTAAGAATCAAGAATAGGTAACCCAAACTATCGAGCTTGAGGAAAGACCCGAGTTCTTCGACTGGCAGGTTCAATCCCAAAACCATCGTGAGGAGGAGATGAAAAGAGGCGATGGTCAATAACCCGATGAGTTGAATACGAACGGAGCGGATGAAAAGGATGGCAAGTGCCGCAAGACCGGGGATTAGGATGAGACTGACTAAAGGGAAGTTCATTCTCTCAAACTCACCATCAAGCCGACATCGATGTCATCGAACTCATGCGCGATGTGATGAACGGCGATCCCCATGACGAAGACACCGACCAGGACATCCAACAGGATTCCCAGTTCGACGACGAAGGGGAGATCGCGCACCAATCCCATGCCGCAGAGGAAGACGCCGTTTTCGAGGACCAAGTAACCAACGACCTGCGTAATGGCTTTTTTGCGGCTGACCAGAATCAGAAAGCCGATAAAGA from Bdellovibrionota bacterium encodes:
- a CDS encoding proton-conducting transporter membrane subunit, with translation MNFPLVSLILIPGLAALAILFIRSVRIQLIGLLTIASFHLLLTMVLGLNLPVEELGSFLKLDSLGYLFLILTSALFVATSFYSLHYLQGRTHDTPSALHRFVPCLLGFLSMMTLVIVSHHLALMWAAIEATTLASAPLIYFYRRKPALEATWKYLMICSVGIALALLGTFAIGIARSAIAGEEGGFFLSSLQQHAAQFSKPWLKVAFILALVGYGTKMGLAPLHTWLPDAHSQAPSPVSALLSGALLNCAFLGILRFYQICVAAGEAAFAQELLLMMGIVSLVVATAFILGQRDYKRLFAYSSVENMGILAVGVGVGGAATYGAMLHAVNHSLAKAGLFFLAGNILNAFGTTDAMKVRGVFQRVPVTGILLIAGLFAIGGSPPFGLFVSEFTIFQAAINFHVWFGVLFLALLSIAFLGMAGVIVPMVQGEPPAETVRMRVAGTRIFAVVAPLVLLSIVLVLGLYIPPFFRELLEEAAHLVGAQ